From a region of the Fischerella sp. JS2 genome:
- a CDS encoding DDE transposase family protein gives MSNTQNFYIVKRPAGNCEIIPSNFVAGDDNPEIIEKWGPFESQGEAIARRVGLIRAGKCQPV, from the coding sequence ATGAGCAATACACAAAATTTCTATATTGTCAAGCGTCCTGCTGGAAACTGCGAAATCATCCCCAGCAACTTCGTTGCTGGGGATGACAATCCAGAGATTATAGAAAAGTGGGGGCCTTTTGAATCGCAAGGAGAAGCGATCGCTCGCCGTGTAGGACTGATTCGGGCGGGTAAATGCCAACCAGTCTAA
- a CDS encoding phytochelatin synthase family protein, with amino-acid sequence MTYSQQIATDSTTDLDAIKQSGFEPSDQVLGKVVTKVVTKDLNGIKLCEFQQPINCCNITSIAYALTALGYPTTVDDIFYITRLPIATVLDDGMTLAETYDTCVSYVNGAKLDLSVRLEHFDKVSISLDAFIKEIENAVQDDKDIHILNFNVGIAHEVNFAGGHFSLVADYDSTTQEITIADTNPKKYTRFWKCPIDRMYKACVDKDLSATRSRGMIVIRKQ; translated from the coding sequence ATGACTTATTCCCAGCAAATAGCCACCGATAGCACAACAGATTTGGATGCAATTAAGCAATCTGGTTTTGAACCATCTGACCAAGTTTTAGGTAAAGTTGTCACAAAGGTTGTTACAAAAGATTTAAATGGTATTAAGCTATGTGAATTTCAACAGCCTATAAATTGCTGTAACATCACTTCAATTGCTTATGCACTCACAGCACTCGGGTATCCCACAACTGTGGATGATATTTTCTATATTACTAGATTACCGATCGCTACTGTTTTAGACGATGGTATGACTCTTGCTGAGACTTATGACACTTGTGTCAGTTACGTCAATGGAGCAAAATTAGACTTGAGTGTGAGACTCGAACATTTTGACAAAGTTTCAATAAGTTTGGATGCCTTTATCAAAGAAATTGAAAACGCTGTGCAGGATGACAAAGACATTCATATTTTAAATTTTAATGTTGGCATTGCCCATGAAGTTAACTTTGCAGGCGGTCATTTTTCTCTAGTAGCCGATTATGATTCAACAACCCAGGAGATTACTATAGCTGACACTAACCCCAAAAAATATACGCGCTTTTGGAAATGTCCCATCGACAGAATGTACAAAGCTTGTGTAGACAAAGATTTATCTGCTACCCGCTCTCGTGGAATGATAGTAATCCGGAAACAATGA